A region from the Desulfomonile tiedjei genome encodes:
- a CDS encoding response regulator, whose protein sequence is MVTKVLVVDDEEQFVDVLAERLQGKGFKVDTAFNGDDAIEFVNSHDVDVVILDVMMPGRDGIETLRELKRIKPLAEVIMLTGHATVDTAIQGMKLAAYDYLMKPTDTAELVDKINKAYQRKKEHEDRIRQAEVDSLVKRRGW, encoded by the coding sequence ATGGTTACTAAAGTGCTTGTGGTGGATGATGAAGAGCAGTTTGTCGACGTTCTGGCCGAGCGTCTGCAAGGCAAAGGTTTCAAGGTGGACACCGCATTCAACGGCGATGACGCAATCGAATTCGTCAACAGCCATGACGTGGATGTGGTGATTCTGGATGTCATGATGCCCGGCCGCGACGGCATCGAGACCCTGCGTGAACTCAAGCGCATCAAGCCTCTTGCCGAAGTGATCATGCTTACCGGCCATGCCACCGTGGACACCGCGATTCAGGGCATGAAGCTGGCCGCATATGATTACCTCATGAAACCGACTGACACCGCTGAGCTGGTGGACAAGATAAACAAGGCGTATCAGCGGAAAAAAGAGCATGAAGACCGCATCCGGCAAGCGGAAGTGGATAGCCTGGTAAAGAGGCGGGGTTGGTAG
- a CDS encoding CBS domain-containing protein, which translates to MEAIKVKDLMVPLDQYVCVSEDATLFEAVVALEEAQAKGSVKGYPHRAVLICDKNDKVIGKLSHLDVLRSLEPRYSEMIDLKKVSGFGLSAEFMKSMMDKYELWKAPLDDLCRKAAQVKLSSLVDAPLEGEFVDQDATLNRAVHQLIMGHHQSLLVTSGGRIVGVLRLTDVFREVSDKIKACKI; encoded by the coding sequence ATGGAAGCCATTAAGGTGAAAGATTTAATGGTCCCGCTCGACCAATACGTCTGCGTGTCTGAAGACGCGACGCTTTTTGAAGCTGTTGTCGCGCTTGAAGAGGCCCAGGCAAAGGGATCGGTGAAAGGTTATCCTCACAGAGCGGTTCTCATTTGCGACAAAAACGACAAGGTAATCGGTAAGCTGAGTCACCTGGACGTTTTGAGAAGCCTGGAGCCTCGATACTCGGAGATGATCGATTTGAAAAAGGTTTCCGGGTTTGGTCTGAGCGCGGAGTTCATGAAGTCCATGATGGACAAGTACGAGCTGTGGAAAGCCCCCCTGGACGACCTGTGTAGAAAGGCCGCTCAGGTAAAGCTGTCGAGTTTGGTAGATGCTCCTTTGGAAGGGGAATTCGTGGACCAGGACGCGACCCTCAATCGAGCTGTCCATCAACTGATCATGGGACATCATCAATCCTTGCTGGTGACTTCGGGCGGTCGCATTGTCGGTGTCTTGAGGCTCACCGATGTGTTCAGAGAAGTCAGCGACAAGATTAAAGCTTGCAAGATTTAG
- a CDS encoding SLC13/DASS family transporter produces the protein MTADAVASSEGIKIDWTRLIALLTGFGLFLVIYYSPPWPDAVDPLGKHFVLSIQGKGAVAVFALAGIWWVFEVVPIGVTSLVIGVTQALFMIRPAKEAFNDFMDPAVLFIFASLVIGLVFNKTGLTRRMAYKMLGLVGEKTTTIYLGVFVLIALLTHIMAHTGVAATVYPLLLAIYSLYGEGDKPTKFGKGLFIGMAYVCGAGSIITLLGAARGIVALGFFKEMAGTEVSFFQLTYYMAPLGWTMVFLLWVYISIVFKPEKSVIEGLRERVSELSKDLGPITKNEIISLVIVGAAIVIMSLQVMIPPLRALDKSAIFLVSTVLFFVLRILDIDDLELIPWNIVLLFAGAMSIGYCLWQTGAAEWLAINWLALFKTAHWLVFVLGVAFFVLVLTNFIMNVAAIAISLPVALVIAKYLSVAPDVVMFASLATAGMPFLLLVGAAPNAIAYDSKQFTSGEFVMYGIPPSIILMAALALMCFVVWPLMGMPVLAK, from the coding sequence ATGACTGCTGATGCCGTCGCCTCATCCGAAGGGATAAAAATAGATTGGACAAGGCTAATAGCCTTGCTCACCGGTTTTGGCCTATTTCTGGTGATTTACTATTCACCACCCTGGCCCGACGCTGTTGATCCGCTGGGCAAGCACTTTGTCTTGTCCATCCAGGGCAAGGGTGCCGTCGCGGTTTTCGCGTTGGCTGGAATATGGTGGGTTTTCGAAGTGGTTCCGATCGGGGTTACCAGTCTGGTCATCGGCGTGACACAGGCGTTGTTCATGATTCGTCCGGCAAAGGAAGCCTTCAACGATTTCATGGACCCTGCGGTGTTGTTCATCTTTGCCTCTCTTGTGATCGGCCTGGTATTCAACAAGACGGGGCTCACGAGGCGCATGGCGTACAAGATGCTGGGTCTCGTGGGAGAAAAGACCACGACCATTTACCTCGGTGTCTTTGTTTTGATCGCACTTCTCACGCATATTATGGCACACACCGGAGTGGCCGCCACGGTATATCCGTTGCTCCTGGCCATCTACAGCTTGTACGGAGAGGGCGACAAACCTACAAAATTCGGGAAAGGCCTCTTCATAGGAATGGCCTATGTTTGCGGAGCAGGAAGCATCATCACTCTGCTCGGCGCGGCCCGTGGTATAGTAGCACTGGGGTTCTTCAAGGAGATGGCGGGCACCGAGGTGAGCTTTTTCCAGCTCACCTACTACATGGCTCCCCTCGGATGGACGATGGTTTTCCTCCTCTGGGTCTACATTTCCATCGTGTTCAAGCCCGAGAAATCCGTGATAGAAGGTTTGCGAGAGCGTGTGAGCGAACTGAGCAAGGATCTTGGCCCCATAACTAAAAATGAGATCATTTCACTGGTGATCGTCGGCGCTGCAATCGTCATCATGTCTTTGCAAGTAATGATTCCACCGCTGAGGGCTTTGGACAAGTCGGCGATCTTTCTCGTGTCCACGGTTCTGTTCTTTGTCCTGCGCATACTTGATATCGACGACTTGGAACTGATACCTTGGAACATTGTGCTTCTTTTTGCCGGAGCGATGAGCATCGGGTACTGTCTCTGGCAAACCGGAGCAGCCGAATGGCTGGCCATCAACTGGCTGGCCCTGTTTAAGACTGCCCACTGGTTGGTCTTTGTGCTGGGGGTGGCCTTCTTTGTGCTGGTCCTAACCAATTTCATCATGAACGTCGCAGCCATTGCTATTTCGCTGCCGGTTGCTCTGGTTATTGCCAAGTACCTGTCGGTCGCTCCTGACGTGGTAATGTTCGCATCGCTAGCCACCGCGGGCATGCCGTTCCTCTTGTTGGTTGGAGCGGCGCCCAATGCTATTGCTTACGATTCCAAGCAGTTCACCAGCGGCGAATTTGTCATGTACGGGATTCCTCCGAGTATCATTCTGATGGCAGCCCTGGCCTTGATGTGTTTTGTAGTCTGGCCGCTTATGGGGATGCCCGTGCTTGCCAAGTGA
- a CDS encoding ArsB/NhaD family transporter — protein sequence MKRYGIALACALVAVLLATGACWSQKPQPESAVLILQGKVLDSAGMPLSDATVLPYLNGKPFLPGAHGAETPKEYSTGRNGLFMIEVPAPIEKIKDGKWSLKITRPSFKPTQMIAVKALDEGIDEKGVHRFVSGTTVSLARFQGSAFWIALVVFLAVYALIAFEIVHRTLAAFLGAAVLLVITHTFGHFNEAFTIITYEQALHAVDWNVIFLLMGMMIIVGVLKVSGVFQWLAYKSFQVARGQIFVLSSALCIVTAVTSAFLDNVTTMLLLTPVTLEIAVVLGVSPFVFLIPEILASNFGGTATLIGDPPNIMIGSFAGITFNEFVLNLTPVVVIVMVAQIVYNKFLYGKAYEKAKVEDVPKMIAFLKEKYRITDAKVLTLGGAVLLGVILLFILHGLFHMEVSVAALFGAALIILVTKMDIVELLEKEIEWPSLVFFIMLFIVVGGAEQTGILQIIADWIKEVCQGKLWVAVLLILWVSGITSAIVDNIPYTATMLPIVLFLNKSIPGAESGVLWWALALGACFGGNGTIIGASANVVTTGIAEKAGYKVTFYDFMKQAAPITIVSLIISSVFLLLRY from the coding sequence ATGAAACGTTACGGTATAGCATTGGCCTGCGCATTGGTTGCAGTCCTGCTCGCGACGGGGGCCTGCTGGAGCCAAAAGCCGCAGCCTGAAAGTGCTGTCCTGATACTTCAGGGTAAGGTCCTTGATTCAGCGGGCATGCCGCTGTCAGATGCAACTGTGCTGCCTTATTTGAACGGAAAACCTTTCCTGCCGGGCGCTCATGGGGCTGAAACGCCGAAAGAATATTCGACCGGGCGAAACGGCTTGTTCATGATTGAGGTCCCGGCTCCTATCGAGAAGATCAAGGACGGGAAATGGTCTCTCAAGATTACAAGACCGAGCTTCAAACCAACCCAGATGATCGCTGTGAAAGCTCTGGACGAGGGGATTGACGAAAAAGGTGTTCATCGGTTTGTCTCCGGCACCACGGTATCTCTTGCCCGGTTCCAGGGAAGTGCTTTCTGGATAGCCCTGGTGGTTTTTTTGGCGGTGTACGCGCTCATAGCTTTCGAGATCGTACACCGGACCTTGGCTGCGTTTCTCGGAGCTGCGGTGCTGCTCGTGATCACGCATACCTTCGGACATTTCAACGAGGCTTTCACCATCATTACTTATGAACAAGCCCTCCATGCGGTGGACTGGAATGTGATCTTTCTCTTGATGGGGATGATGATCATAGTGGGTGTGTTGAAGGTCTCCGGAGTGTTCCAGTGGCTGGCGTACAAATCCTTTCAGGTGGCCAGGGGCCAAATATTTGTCCTTTCGTCAGCTCTGTGCATCGTCACTGCGGTTACGAGCGCTTTCCTGGACAACGTCACCACCATGCTGCTGTTAACACCGGTTACGCTGGAGATTGCCGTAGTCCTGGGTGTATCTCCGTTCGTTTTCCTTATCCCGGAGATTTTGGCCTCGAACTTCGGAGGCACTGCCACGCTGATCGGCGACCCGCCCAACATCATGATCGGCTCATTTGCAGGTATCACCTTCAATGAATTCGTCCTTAATCTGACTCCTGTGGTGGTAATCGTCATGGTGGCTCAGATCGTTTACAACAAGTTCCTGTACGGCAAAGCATATGAAAAGGCCAAGGTCGAAGACGTGCCGAAGATGATCGCTTTCCTGAAAGAAAAGTACAGGATCACTGACGCTAAAGTCTTGACCCTCGGCGGCGCGGTGTTGTTGGGAGTCATTCTCCTGTTTATCCTCCACGGCCTGTTCCACATGGAGGTCAGCGTAGCAGCGTTGTTTGGGGCTGCACTGATCATCCTGGTAACCAAGATGGATATTGTGGAACTCCTCGAAAAAGAGATTGAATGGCCCTCTCTGGTGTTTTTCATCATGCTCTTTATTGTTGTGGGCGGGGCTGAGCAGACCGGCATTCTTCAGATTATCGCGGATTGGATAAAGGAGGTCTGCCAAGGAAAGCTCTGGGTCGCTGTACTCCTGATCTTGTGGGTGTCGGGAATCACTTCCGCGATCGTGGACAACATTCCGTACACTGCTACCATGCTTCCCATAGTCCTCTTTCTAAATAAATCGATTCCCGGCGCGGAGAGCGGCGTATTGTGGTGGGCTCTGGCGCTCGGTGCTTGTTTCGGCGGCAATGGCACTATCATCGGAGCTTCGGCCAATGTGGTGACCACAGGTATAGCGGAAAAGGCAGGATACAAGGTAACTTTTTACGATTTCATGAAGCAGGCCGCTCCCATAACGATCGTCAGCTTGATCATTTCCTCGGTTTTCTTGTTGCTGCGGTACTAA
- a CDS encoding response regulator, translated as MHAKVLLVDDEAPFVEALSKRLSKRELTVVTAFSGAEALEKLEQDSRIDVVVLDVKMPGMDGIETLQAIKVKYPLVEVVMLTGHATVESAIEGMKMGALDYLMKPCDMEILMAKVGEAKNKKSKQEEKIAEARALQIALRRGD; from the coding sequence ATGCATGCGAAAGTGCTCTTGGTGGACGATGAGGCGCCTTTTGTCGAAGCCTTATCCAAGCGATTGTCCAAGAGGGAGCTGACGGTCGTGACGGCTTTCAGCGGTGCGGAGGCCCTGGAAAAGCTCGAACAAGATTCTCGTATCGACGTTGTCGTCCTCGATGTGAAAATGCCGGGCATGGACGGCATCGAGACACTCCAGGCAATCAAGGTCAAATATCCCTTGGTGGAAGTCGTGATGCTCACAGGCCATGCCACTGTCGAGTCCGCGATCGAGGGCATGAAAATGGGCGCACTGGATTATTTGATGAAGCCGTGTGACATGGAGATCCTTATGGCCAAAGTTGGAGAGGCCAAGAACAAGAAGAGCAAACAGGAAGAAAAGATCGCGGAAGCCCGAGCCTTGCAGATCGCTTTGCGCCGCGGGGACTAG
- a CDS encoding CBS domain-containing protein → MPHSMPVSKLMTRLNEWPQLKHDTDVSTAIKILRIVSEDKKLEHGHSTPLVFDDNYKLLGFVHLTDLLKNIRHLCDKADEPCELGKATTPLSKLVVPFADSVGPEDSILKALDIMMDYNVALVPVMKGDRVEGLVKLSDIFNTVAALLFDEQDPQERHRLLRNFHI, encoded by the coding sequence ATGCCGCATTCAATGCCAGTTTCAAAACTTATGACCCGCCTTAATGAATGGCCTCAGTTGAAGCACGATACGGATGTAAGTACTGCCATAAAGATCCTCAGAATCGTGTCTGAGGACAAGAAGCTGGAACACGGTCATTCGACTCCGCTGGTCTTTGACGATAATTACAAGCTCCTGGGCTTTGTCCATTTGACCGATCTGTTGAAAAACATCAGGCACCTTTGCGACAAGGCGGATGAACCTTGTGAGCTTGGAAAGGCTACTACGCCACTGTCCAAGTTGGTGGTGCCCTTCGCAGATTCCGTGGGGCCGGAAGACAGTATTCTCAAGGCACTTGATATCATGATGGATTACAACGTTGCGCTGGTCCCGGTGATGAAGGGAGATAGGGTCGAGGGGCTGGTCAAGCTATCGGATATTTTCAACACCGTGGCAGCCCTGTTGTTCGACGAACAAGACCCTCAAGAGCGACATAGGCTTCTGCGGAACTTTCACATCTAG
- a CDS encoding response regulator yields the protein MIETKILLVDDEEAFVTALGKRLSARDMTVLSAFTGEAGLAKLDEAPDVDVVLLDVKMPGMDGIAALREIKKAHPITEVIMLTGHATVESAIEGMKLGAFDYLMKPCDLDELVAKVEAAGAKKRAHRAKILEAAGRELRERRGV from the coding sequence ATGATAGAGACCAAAATCCTTTTGGTGGACGACGAGGAAGCTTTCGTGACAGCCTTGGGCAAAAGGCTGTCCGCAAGGGACATGACAGTGTTGTCGGCCTTTACGGGCGAGGCCGGCCTTGCCAAACTGGATGAGGCCCCCGATGTGGATGTGGTGCTCTTGGACGTTAAAATGCCCGGTATGGACGGCATTGCGGCCCTGAGAGAGATCAAGAAGGCTCACCCGATCACCGAAGTGATCATGCTCACGGGGCATGCCACGGTGGAATCAGCCATCGAGGGGATGAAACTTGGCGCGTTCGATTACTTGATGAAGCCTTGCGATCTGGACGAGCTTGTGGCAAAAGTCGAAGCGGCAGGCGCGAAAAAGCGCGCTCATCGAGCAAAGATCCTTGAGGCCGCGGGCCGGGAGCTTCGAGAGAGGCGGGGAGTGTGA